The following are encoded in a window of Nibricoccus aquaticus genomic DNA:
- the dusB gene encoding tRNA dihydrouridine synthase DusB codes for MRIGPIELSSPLFLSPLAGYTNLPMRLTVRELGGLGWATTDLVNARSLIERNRTALKLVESSAADRPLAIQLFGAVPEEMRDAAIICQELGAASVDINMGCPVKKVVKIGGGSAMMTELDKTAALVRGMIDAVKIPITAKMRLGWDDDNLTAPDLARVLEDVGVSAIFVHGRTRAQGFSGRVNLTGIRSVVEAVKNIPVIGNGDVTTPEAAKHMFAETGCAGVSIGRGAFYDPWIFRRTDHLLRTGELLPEPTFAERLRVLRRHFDLYVDFYGEEPGSRFFRRVAPWYAKRFGPAKPFKRAILEIKSRADFESAIAEFLEWRKQFCDDHGELLAKYQPDPMIASFMRDADDPETFARDSIPVPKGPVDTW; via the coding sequence ATGCGCATCGGCCCGATCGAACTTTCCTCACCTCTCTTCCTGTCTCCGCTCGCCGGGTACACCAACCTGCCCATGCGCCTGACCGTGCGCGAACTCGGCGGACTCGGCTGGGCCACCACCGACCTCGTCAACGCCCGCTCTCTCATCGAGCGCAACCGCACCGCCCTCAAACTCGTCGAGTCCTCCGCCGCCGACCGCCCCCTCGCTATCCAGCTCTTCGGCGCCGTCCCCGAAGAAATGCGCGACGCCGCCATCATCTGCCAGGAACTTGGCGCCGCCTCCGTCGACATCAACATGGGCTGCCCCGTGAAAAAGGTCGTCAAGATCGGCGGCGGCTCCGCCATGATGACCGAGCTCGATAAAACCGCCGCCCTCGTCCGCGGCATGATCGACGCCGTTAAAATCCCCATCACCGCCAAGATGCGCCTCGGCTGGGACGACGACAACCTCACCGCCCCCGACCTCGCCCGCGTCCTCGAAGACGTCGGCGTATCCGCCATCTTCGTTCACGGCCGCACACGCGCCCAGGGCTTCTCCGGCCGCGTCAACCTCACCGGCATCCGCTCCGTCGTCGAAGCCGTCAAAAACATTCCCGTCATCGGCAACGGCGACGTCACCACGCCCGAAGCCGCGAAGCACATGTTCGCCGAGACCGGCTGCGCCGGCGTCAGCATCGGCCGCGGCGCGTTCTACGATCCCTGGATTTTCCGCCGCACCGATCACCTCCTCCGCACCGGCGAACTCCTCCCCGAGCCCACCTTTGCCGAACGCCTCCGCGTCCTCCGCCGCCACTTCGATCTCTACGTGGACTTCTACGGCGAAGAACCCGGCTCGCGTTTCTTCCGCCGCGTCGCCCCGTGGTACGCGAAACGTTTCGGCCCCGCCAAACCCTTCAAGCGCGCCATCCTCGAAATCAAATCCCGCGCCGACTTCGAGTCCGCCATCGCCGAGTTCCTCGAATGGCGAAAACAATTCTGCGACGATCACGGCGAACTCCTCGCGAAGTATCAGCCCGATCCGATGATCGCCTCCTTCATGCGCGACGCCGACGACCCCGAGACCTTCGCCCGCGACTCGATCCCCGTCCCCAAAGGCCCCGTCGATACCTGGTAG
- a CDS encoding DUF2569 family protein, whose product MRRPSFVSLVLLLIFTAAPGSSQESPVRIAPAPEWIGEQEQPELSAPSPAKNPGGWFFLLFDRRFHAEESATYSHLAYRITNSSALQDGSQISVDYDPEYERIDFHAIRVVRAGKTTDRLSLPAIKTIQQERDLDRHLYNGQVTALVMLDDIRVDDVVEYAYTRRGRNPIYDGRFHDTVPVRWSTPLRKVRVSVFQAPERSISARQHGDAVLKTETLTHGVLIEQRWIGTDVPAVEPDSELPDWYSPYAFLQFSEYADWSSVLAWAQPLYDLPARLTPELEQKADELTQGLRNNEARVLAILNFVQREIRYLGIELGPKSHRPSPPAEVLARRFGDCKDKSLLLCALLKHVGIRATPALTHSYRRDTMRDWLPGPDVFDHVIACIQLNGLTYWVDPTISDQEGSLAVRAIPDYRHALPIAYGTDRLERIHFNPESKSSLHVEEHYDVRSFDGPAKLEVRSHYSGNIADSMRVYLRDTPIDQIAKNYLNTRLRLHPKITADGDPTWTENKTLNTVTVIHRYTVPDMWAKTKDSPVLSLETYPAMMRDYAEPPDSPRRSMPLAVLHPFRAIHETFLQLPETWPDENNLQQFESEAFRGEIQTITSGATSKISYKWESRRDHVPAAGVAAHAEKLRSFRDAFGSSLTYNTAIAERNENFRLYWPVILSLLGTLLVSGASFWWLQNRQPRDTSSLPPPLPSRLQGLGGWLVFVAIGLFARPLMVLVSFFQDYGSFFDARVVENLTTPSSSDYAPGFSALLCTEISMQLLMLVVSVWLLVLFFQHRRLFPKIFIIMMLSTLVWGIIDTVWVDIVFPDAEDDPSSTTELVRTAIGCAIWVPYMLSSRRVRATFVR is encoded by the coding sequence ATGCGTCGGCCCAGCTTCGTCTCACTCGTCCTGCTTCTCATCTTCACTGCGGCTCCCGGCTCCTCCCAGGAATCACCGGTCCGCATCGCCCCCGCCCCTGAGTGGATCGGCGAACAGGAACAGCCCGAACTCTCCGCGCCCTCTCCCGCCAAAAACCCCGGCGGCTGGTTCTTCCTGCTCTTCGACCGCCGCTTCCATGCCGAAGAGTCCGCTACGTATTCGCACCTCGCGTACCGCATCACCAACTCCTCCGCTCTCCAGGACGGCTCGCAGATCTCCGTCGATTACGATCCCGAGTACGAACGCATCGACTTCCACGCCATCCGCGTCGTGCGCGCGGGAAAAACCACCGACCGCCTCTCCCTGCCCGCGATCAAGACCATCCAGCAGGAACGCGACCTCGACCGCCACCTCTACAACGGCCAGGTCACCGCCCTGGTGATGCTCGACGACATCCGCGTCGATGACGTCGTCGAGTACGCCTACACCCGGCGCGGCCGGAATCCCATCTACGACGGCCGCTTCCACGACACCGTGCCAGTCCGCTGGAGCACACCGCTGCGCAAAGTCCGCGTCTCCGTTTTTCAAGCACCCGAACGCTCCATCTCCGCCCGGCAGCACGGCGATGCCGTCCTGAAAACCGAAACCCTCACTCACGGCGTGCTCATCGAGCAGCGATGGATCGGCACCGATGTTCCCGCCGTCGAACCCGACTCAGAGCTGCCCGACTGGTACAGCCCCTACGCCTTCCTCCAGTTTTCCGAATACGCCGACTGGTCCTCCGTGCTCGCCTGGGCCCAGCCCCTCTACGACCTGCCCGCCCGTCTGACTCCGGAGCTGGAGCAAAAAGCCGACGAACTCACCCAGGGCCTCCGCAACAACGAGGCCCGCGTCCTCGCCATTCTCAACTTCGTGCAACGCGAGATCCGCTACCTCGGCATCGAGCTCGGCCCCAAATCCCACCGCCCGTCACCGCCCGCCGAGGTTCTCGCCCGCCGCTTCGGCGACTGCAAAGACAAGTCCCTCCTCCTCTGCGCCCTCCTCAAACACGTCGGCATCCGCGCCACACCCGCCCTCACGCACTCGTACCGCCGCGACACCATGCGCGACTGGCTCCCCGGCCCCGATGTCTTCGACCACGTCATCGCCTGCATCCAGCTCAACGGCCTCACCTACTGGGTCGATCCCACCATCTCCGATCAGGAGGGCTCGCTCGCCGTCCGCGCCATCCCCGACTACCGCCACGCGCTCCCCATTGCCTACGGCACCGACCGGCTCGAACGCATCCATTTCAACCCCGAATCGAAATCCTCCCTGCACGTCGAGGAACACTACGACGTCCGCTCATTCGACGGGCCTGCGAAACTCGAGGTCCGCTCGCACTACTCCGGCAACATCGCCGACTCCATGCGTGTTTATCTTCGCGATACACCCATCGACCAGATCGCCAAAAACTACCTCAACACCCGCCTCCGCCTGCACCCGAAGATCACCGCCGACGGAGACCCCACGTGGACGGAAAATAAAACGCTCAACACCGTCACCGTCATCCACCGCTACACCGTGCCGGACATGTGGGCCAAGACCAAAGACAGTCCCGTGCTCTCGCTGGAGACCTATCCCGCCATGATGCGCGACTACGCGGAGCCCCCCGACTCGCCCCGGCGCTCCATGCCTCTCGCCGTGCTCCACCCGTTTCGCGCCATCCACGAGACCTTCCTGCAACTCCCCGAAACCTGGCCCGATGAAAACAACCTCCAGCAGTTCGAGAGCGAGGCCTTCCGCGGCGAGATTCAAACCATCACCAGCGGCGCCACCTCGAAGATCAGCTACAAATGGGAATCCCGTCGCGATCATGTGCCCGCCGCTGGCGTGGCCGCCCACGCGGAAAAACTCCGCAGCTTCCGCGACGCCTTCGGCTCCTCCCTCACCTACAACACCGCCATCGCCGAGCGTAACGAAAACTTCCGCCTCTACTGGCCGGTCATCCTCTCCCTCCTCGGCACCTTGCTCGTCAGCGGCGCAAGTTTCTGGTGGCTCCAAAACCGCCAGCCACGCGACACCTCGTCACTGCCCCCGCCGCTTCCTTCCCGGCTCCAGGGCCTCGGCGGCTGGCTCGTCTTCGTCGCTATCGGGCTCTTCGCCCGCCCACTCATGGTGCTGGTCAGCTTCTTTCAGGACTACGGCAGTTTCTTCGACGCCCGCGTCGTGGAAAACCTCACCACGCCGTCCAGCAGTGACTACGCGCCCGGCTTCAGCGCGCTCCTCTGCACCGAAATATCCATGCAGCTCCTCATGCTCGTCGTTTCCGTGTGGCTCCTCGTCCTCTTCTTCCAGCACCGCCGCCTCTTCCCAAAAATATTCATCATCATGATGCTCTCCACACTCGTCTGGGGCATCATCGACACCGTGTGGGTGGACATCGTCTTCCCCGACGCCGAGGACGATCCCTCCAGCACCACCGAGCTGGTCCGCACCGCCATCGGCTGCGCCATCTGGGTTCCCTATATGCTCAGCTCACGACGCGTCCGCGCGACCTTCGTCCGCTGA
- a CDS encoding Gfo/Idh/MocA family protein, with translation MSTVRIGVVGLGMGALHANLILAGKAPGLTLAAVADSNVEKRAKFPGVAGFATAAEMFASGLIDAVLIATPHYSHTGLGIEALRAGLHVLVEKPISVHKADAERLIAAHVELEAAGGRRVFAAMFNQRTDPYYLKIREWVGGGALGELRRVQWTITNWFRTEAYYASGHWRATWKGEGGGVLLNQCPHNLDLWQWLFGQPVRVRAHCGFGRYHAIEVEDDVTAYVEFAGGATGLFVTSTGETPGTNRLEIAGENGRIVYENDRVVFTRNETGMTAFSRAATEGFARPATTEDVFTASDHGGQHAGILENFAAAILRGEALIAPAAEGLRSVELANAMILSAWADETVSLPLDGARYETALAEKIAASTVVKTKQTQAGKAGNDFAKSF, from the coding sequence ATGAGCACGGTTCGTATCGGTGTCGTCGGTCTAGGCATGGGCGCGTTGCATGCGAATCTGATTCTAGCGGGGAAGGCGCCGGGGCTCACGCTGGCGGCGGTGGCGGACTCGAATGTGGAGAAGCGGGCGAAGTTTCCGGGCGTGGCGGGGTTCGCGACGGCGGCGGAGATGTTTGCGTCGGGACTCATCGACGCGGTGTTGATCGCGACGCCGCATTATTCACACACGGGGCTGGGGATCGAGGCGTTGCGGGCGGGGTTGCACGTGCTGGTGGAGAAACCGATCTCGGTCCACAAAGCGGATGCGGAGCGGTTGATCGCGGCGCATGTGGAGTTGGAGGCTGCAGGCGGGCGGCGGGTTTTTGCAGCGATGTTTAATCAGCGGACTGATCCGTATTACCTGAAAATAAGGGAGTGGGTCGGAGGCGGGGCGCTGGGGGAGTTGCGGCGGGTGCAGTGGACGATCACGAACTGGTTTCGGACGGAGGCGTATTATGCGTCGGGGCACTGGCGGGCGACGTGGAAGGGCGAGGGCGGCGGGGTGTTGTTGAACCAGTGTCCGCATAATCTGGATCTGTGGCAGTGGCTGTTTGGGCAGCCGGTGCGGGTGCGGGCGCACTGTGGTTTCGGTCGTTACCACGCGATTGAGGTGGAGGACGACGTGACGGCGTATGTGGAGTTCGCAGGCGGGGCGACTGGGCTTTTCGTGACTTCGACGGGCGAGACGCCGGGGACGAACCGGTTGGAGATCGCGGGAGAGAATGGGCGAATTGTTTATGAGAACGACCGGGTGGTGTTCACGCGGAACGAGACGGGGATGACGGCATTCAGCCGGGCGGCGACGGAGGGTTTCGCGAGGCCGGCGACGACGGAGGACGTGTTCACGGCGTCGGATCATGGCGGGCAGCACGCGGGGATTTTGGAGAACTTCGCGGCGGCGATTTTGCGGGGGGAGGCGTTGATCGCGCCGGCGGCGGAAGGGCTGAGGTCGGTCGAGCTGGCGAACGCGATGATCCTGTCTGCGTGGGCGGATGAAACGGTTTCATTGCCGCTGGATGGGGCGCGTTATGAGACGGCGCTGGCGGAGAAGATCGCGGCGTCCACAGTCGTGAAGACGAAGCAGACGCAGGCGGGGAAGGCGGGGAACGATTTTGCGAAGTCGTTTTGA
- a CDS encoding exostosin domain-containing protein: MRHLFIYDPPPAARDVEKNPDLLPHVDYVRRAVAHLSAFKTDDPAQAACFVVPVNLIHFQFHKPQIDPWDFLKNLPHLGRGPHVLWATGDYGQRKRGPYESFHEGRAYPHLYEWLDERFRLVLFESTPEVSPADIPVLPYVLNPGRPAWWERLLTPQPPARDLLYSFSGALSYAPLLPEAHIRGGVFTRMAGHGKDYFIGSPATARKRFGRRGSYRALFERSVFTLSPAGFGRWTFRLGEALHYGSIPVVIADDYVLPHADKIPWDHLIIRCPEKDAAALPDRLRSIGKDEIRSRQQKIAEYRPHFTEAGVHAMLAHALVGTPG, from the coding sequence ATGCGCCATCTCTTCATCTACGACCCCCCGCCCGCCGCGCGCGATGTGGAGAAAAACCCCGACCTCCTGCCCCACGTCGACTACGTGCGCCGCGCCGTCGCGCATCTCTCCGCCTTCAAAACCGACGATCCCGCGCAAGCCGCCTGCTTCGTCGTGCCCGTTAACCTGATACACTTCCAGTTCCACAAACCCCAGATCGACCCGTGGGACTTCCTTAAAAACCTCCCTCACCTCGGCCGCGGCCCGCACGTGCTCTGGGCCACCGGCGACTACGGCCAGCGCAAACGCGGACCCTACGAATCCTTCCACGAAGGCCGCGCCTACCCGCACCTGTACGAATGGCTCGACGAGCGATTCCGCCTCGTCCTCTTCGAGTCCACCCCCGAAGTCTCGCCTGCCGACATCCCCGTCCTCCCCTACGTCCTCAACCCCGGCCGCCCCGCCTGGTGGGAACGCCTGCTCACGCCCCAGCCGCCCGCCCGCGATCTGCTCTACAGCTTTTCAGGCGCGCTCTCCTACGCACCGCTCCTGCCCGAGGCTCACATCCGCGGAGGCGTTTTCACCCGCATGGCCGGGCACGGCAAAGACTACTTCATCGGCTCACCTGCGACCGCCCGGAAACGCTTCGGCCGACGCGGCTCCTACCGCGCCCTCTTCGAGCGCTCCGTGTTCACACTCAGCCCCGCCGGCTTCGGCCGCTGGACTTTTCGCCTCGGCGAAGCGCTCCACTACGGCTCCATCCCCGTCGTCATCGCCGACGACTACGTCCTCCCCCACGCGGACAAAATCCCCTGGGACCATCTCATCATCCGCTGCCCCGAAAAAGACGCCGCAGCCCTGCCCGACCGCCTCCGGTCCATCGGCAAAGACGAGATCCGCTCTCGTCAGCAAAAAATCGCCGAGTACCGGCCCCATTTCACCGAAGCCGGCGTCCACGCAATGCTCGCGCACGCCCTCGTCGGCACCCCCGGCTAA
- a CDS encoding DNA/RNA non-specific endonuclease gives MKLSHRLIRKAAGTAHKDLARLRDLRRTQTPEDAETPQRLTQRLLMAREVTATPAEAQGMFERIIKGNDLTGINYLEKGLRAAKSIGRIHVLDSSGEPLGFGTGFLIAPGILMTNHHVLTSAEVAAASLIEFDYELDGSGHDRQSFTYQLRPQDFFFNHEALDFAVCAVAPTAREKKRPVKDFSWLKLNRTTGKVLLTEYLTIIQHPGGQRKQICVRENQVLRLDTDTIWYATDTLGGSSGSPAFNSSWQVVALHHLGVPQKNADGHWLTVDGGIWDESMDESRVQWIANEGIRISRIVDTLSKKFRKHPRLVPIFDTTQPPIPAGFESITLSEDPATTTPLAIPPSASGPTSVPNNPLPTTHYSVSPSSITIPLHLTLTLGPSTAAPLNVQFTSPNTPALAAPNSAPLLTEAISIDPDYTTRTGFDPAFLGKTAALKTPLPTLSAKQKADAARLTTPPAGADPLELKYHHFSVVMNAVRRLAFFTAVNVDGVAWRSITRESDRWILDPRIPKTAQAGEALYSGNPLDRGHLVRRLDPAWGASLPIAKTANDDTFHFTNCAPQHEDFNQNNDTWAGLEDYLLQNADRENLRVTVFTGPVFATSDETYRGIQLPRQFWKIAVMVSKKKLHATAYLLSQATLIKGLVEADFSYGNYKTFQVPITRIAKLTGLTFGKLPAADPLNKATESTAPRELASLTDIAL, from the coding sequence ATGAAACTCTCCCACCGCCTCATCCGTAAAGCCGCCGGCACTGCCCACAAAGACCTCGCCCGCCTCCGCGATCTCCGCCGCACCCAGACCCCCGAGGACGCCGAGACACCCCAGCGCCTCACCCAACGTCTCCTCATGGCCCGCGAGGTCACCGCCACGCCCGCCGAGGCCCAGGGCATGTTCGAGCGCATCATCAAGGGCAACGACCTTACCGGCATCAACTACCTCGAAAAAGGCCTGCGCGCCGCGAAATCCATCGGCCGTATCCACGTCCTCGATTCCTCCGGCGAACCCCTCGGCTTCGGCACCGGCTTCCTCATCGCCCCCGGCATCCTCATGACCAACCACCACGTCCTCACCAGCGCCGAGGTCGCCGCCGCCAGCCTCATCGAGTTCGACTACGAACTCGATGGCTCCGGCCACGACCGCCAGAGCTTCACCTACCAGCTCCGCCCGCAGGATTTTTTCTTCAACCACGAAGCCCTCGACTTCGCTGTCTGCGCCGTCGCCCCCACCGCCCGCGAAAAGAAACGCCCCGTCAAAGACTTCTCCTGGCTCAAACTCAACCGCACCACCGGCAAAGTCCTTCTCACCGAATACCTCACCATCATCCAGCACCCCGGCGGCCAGCGGAAACAAATCTGCGTCCGGGAAAACCAGGTCCTCCGTCTCGACACCGACACCATCTGGTACGCGACCGACACCCTCGGCGGCTCCTCCGGCTCCCCCGCCTTCAACTCCTCCTGGCAGGTCGTCGCCCTCCACCACCTCGGCGTCCCGCAAAAAAACGCCGACGGCCACTGGCTCACCGTGGACGGCGGCATCTGGGACGAGTCCATGGATGAGTCCCGCGTCCAGTGGATCGCCAACGAAGGCATCCGCATCTCCCGCATCGTCGACACCCTCTCGAAAAAATTCCGCAAACACCCCCGCCTCGTCCCCATCTTCGACACCACCCAGCCCCCCATCCCCGCCGGCTTCGAGTCCATCACCCTCAGCGAAGACCCCGCCACCACTACCCCGCTCGCCATCCCTCCCTCCGCCTCCGGCCCGACCTCCGTCCCCAACAACCCATTACCAACTACCCACTACTCCGTCTCCCCCTCCAGCATCACCATCCCCCTCCATCTCACTCTCACCCTCGGCCCATCCACCGCCGCCCCTCTCAACGTCCAGTTCACCTCCCCCAACACACCCGCATTGGCCGCTCCGAACTCCGCCCCTCTCCTCACCGAAGCCATCAGCATCGACCCCGACTACACCACCCGCACCGGCTTCGACCCCGCCTTCCTCGGCAAAACCGCCGCCCTTAAAACCCCGCTCCCCACTCTTTCCGCCAAACAAAAAGCCGACGCCGCTCGCCTCACCACACCTCCCGCCGGTGCCGATCCGCTCGAACTGAAATACCACCACTTCAGCGTCGTCATGAACGCCGTCCGCCGCCTCGCCTTCTTCACCGCCGTTAACGTCGACGGCGTCGCCTGGCGCAGCATCACCCGTGAGTCCGATCGCTGGATACTCGACCCCCGCATCCCCAAAACCGCCCAGGCCGGCGAAGCCCTCTATTCGGGAAACCCCCTCGACCGCGGCCACCTCGTCCGCCGCCTCGACCCCGCCTGGGGCGCCAGCCTACCCATCGCGAAAACCGCCAACGACGACACCTTCCACTTCACCAACTGCGCCCCCCAGCACGAAGATTTTAACCAGAACAACGACACCTGGGCCGGCCTCGAAGACTACCTCCTCCAAAACGCCGACCGCGAAAACCTCCGCGTCACCGTCTTCACCGGCCCCGTCTTCGCCACCAGCGACGAAACCTACCGCGGCATCCAGCTCCCCCGCCAGTTCTGGAAAATCGCCGTCATGGTCTCGAAGAAAAAACTCCACGCCACCGCCTACCTCCTCAGCCAGGCCACGCTCATCAAAGGACTCGTCGAAGCCGATTTCAGTTACGGTAACTACAAAACCTTCCAAGTCCCCATCACCCGCATCGCCAAACTCACCGGCCTCACCTTCGGCAAACTCCCCGCCGCCGATCCCCTCAACAAAGCCACCGAGTCCACCGCCCCCCGCGAACTCGCCTCCCTCACCGACATCGCCCTCTGA
- a CDS encoding leucine-rich repeat domain-containing protein: MSLRPLSLLVFALAALLSASLARAEDIRIPDPILLNRLLALGIDANDDGKIQATEAATVTELKLDRLGIINAQGLNRFPNLVTLHLRGNQLTNIDLTGLSKLHEVLLAGNRISLIKLKGLDSLEELQLAENPLNTALDLSHLKKLKGLYAYNCGLAAVNVSGLTQMVNLFVHQNAISTLDLRGMTQLADLRINNNQFTRLDLSGLTALTDLWAENNRIADLKTTGADALVFVHLANNLIASHDFTHASKIETINLSKNPLTSLDVRGLKYLQALFCADGQLTQLNLSGTYSLRNVQW, translated from the coding sequence ATGTCTCTCCGTCCACTTTCCCTCCTCGTCTTCGCTCTCGCCGCCCTCCTCTCGGCATCGCTCGCCCGCGCCGAAGACATCCGCATCCCCGATCCCATTCTCCTCAACCGCCTCCTCGCCCTCGGCATCGACGCCAACGACGACGGCAAGATCCAGGCCACCGAAGCCGCCACCGTCACCGAGCTCAAACTCGACCGCCTCGGCATCATCAACGCCCAAGGCCTCAACCGCTTTCCCAACCTCGTCACGCTCCACCTCCGCGGCAACCAGCTCACGAACATCGACCTCACCGGCCTCTCCAAACTTCACGAGGTCCTCCTCGCCGGCAACCGCATCAGCCTCATCAAACTCAAAGGCCTCGACTCCCTCGAAGAGCTCCAGCTCGCCGAAAATCCGCTCAACACCGCGCTCGATCTCTCCCACCTCAAAAAACTCAAAGGCCTCTACGCCTACAACTGCGGCCTCGCCGCCGTGAACGTCAGCGGACTCACGCAGATGGTGAACCTCTTCGTTCATCAGAACGCCATCTCCACGCTCGACCTCCGCGGCATGACCCAGCTCGCCGATCTGCGCATCAACAACAACCAGTTCACCCGCCTCGACCTCTCCGGCCTCACCGCGCTCACCGACCTCTGGGCCGAAAACAACCGCATCGCCGACCTCAAGACCACCGGCGCCGACGCCCTCGTCTTCGTTCACCTTGCGAACAACCTCATCGCGTCACACGATTTTACGCACGCTTCCAAAATCGAGACCATCAACCTCAGCAAAAACCCACTCACTTCGCTCGACGTCCGCGGCCTGAAATACCTCCAGGCTCTTTTCTGCGCCGACGGCCAGCTCACCCAGCTCAACCTCAGCGGCACCTACAGCCTCCGCAACGTCCAGTGGTGA
- a CDS encoding nucleotidyltransferase family protein, whose product MQPALLVLAAGMGSRYGGLKQIDPVGPHGETILDYSVFDALRAGFTRVVFVIRRDFEELFREKIGAKYTGRLAVDYVFQSTDALPPGYTVPATREKPWGTGHATWCAKDALRDQPFAVINADDFYGADSFAKLADFLARARPDEAAMAGFQLARTLSENGAVSRGLCDLAPGNILRSVTEHTGILPTEVGEGKKYAPTATVSMNCWAFTPQIFPLLDARFRAFLETTPPESLAAKAEFYLPAAISALICEEKLRVRVLSTESDWFGVTYREDRPHVVTALNALIATGAYPAKLF is encoded by the coding sequence ATGCAACCCGCACTCCTCGTCCTCGCCGCCGGCATGGGCTCCCGCTACGGCGGACTCAAACAAATCGACCCCGTCGGTCCCCACGGCGAAACCATCCTCGACTACTCCGTCTTCGACGCCCTCCGTGCCGGCTTCACCCGCGTCGTGTTCGTCATCCGTCGCGACTTCGAGGAACTCTTCCGCGAAAAAATCGGCGCCAAATACACCGGCCGCCTCGCCGTCGATTACGTCTTCCAATCCACCGACGCATTGCCGCCCGGATACACCGTCCCCGCCACCCGCGAAAAACCCTGGGGCACCGGCCACGCCACCTGGTGCGCGAAAGACGCCCTCCGCGACCAACCCTTCGCCGTCATCAACGCCGACGATTTCTACGGCGCCGACTCCTTCGCGAAACTCGCCGATTTCCTCGCCCGCGCCCGCCCCGACGAAGCCGCCATGGCCGGCTTCCAACTCGCCCGCACCCTCTCCGAAAACGGCGCCGTCTCCCGAGGCCTCTGCGACCTCGCCCCCGGCAACATCCTCCGCTCCGTCACCGAACACACCGGCATCCTCCCCACCGAGGTCGGCGAAGGAAAAAAATACGCCCCCACCGCCACCGTCTCCATGAACTGCTGGGCCTTCACCCCGCAAATCTTCCCACTTCTCGACGCCCGCTTCCGCGCCTTCCTGGAAACCACACCGCCCGAGTCCCTCGCCGCCAAAGCCGAGTTCTACCTCCCCGCCGCGATCTCCGCGCTCATCTGCGAAGAAAAACTCCGCGTCCGCGTCCTCTCGACCGAAAGCGACTGGTTCGGCGTCACCTACCGCGAAGACCGCCCCCACGTCGTCACTGCCCTCAACGCACTCATTGCCACCGGCGCCTACCCTGCGAAACTCTTCTAA